In the Nitrospirota bacterium genome, ATTCGGGTTTTGACTTTTAGATGGAGTTTCTGTATCTTACAGAGTCATGATTGACCTTCACACCCACAGCCTGATGAGCGATGGCGAGTTACTGCCATCAGAGCTTGTTCAAAGGGCTTATTGCCTCGGTTACGAAGCAATTGCTATCACGGACCATGTGGACCTTTCGAATATTGATCTGGTTGTGCCAAAAATCGCAGAGGCAATAAAAGGCATGGAGCGGCATTTTAAAATCAAAATAATCCCGGGCGCAGAAATCACCCATGTCCCACCTCCCTTAATCAAGGATTTAGTTTTAAAGGCACGGTCTCTCGGTGCAAAGCTTGTAGTTGTTCATGGCGAAAGTATAGTGGAGCCTGTTGCCCCAGGCACTAACAGGGCAGCCATCGAAGCAGGGGCTGACATCCTTGCCCACCCGGGACATATAAGCAGGGATGATGCCATCATGGCCAGGGACAATGGAGTTGCCCTTGAGTTAACATCCAGAAAAGGTCACTGCCTGTCTAACGGACATGTAGCAAGTATAGCCAGGGAATGCGGGGCAACTATCATTATAAATACTGATGCCCACGGGCCTCAGGACTTAATAACAAAAGACTGGGCAAGGGCTATTCTCCTGAGTTCAGGCATTAAACCGCGGGATGTAGAGGGAGTTTTTGAAAACTCTAAAAATTTAGTAAACAAAATTCTTGCGAGGTCATAAATGCCCAAGGCAATCAAAAAGAGAGTCGTAAAAAAAGCAGTCTTAAAGGAAGAGGAAGTAAAGAATATCTTTATCAGTATTAGTGCCGTTCTCAGGGAAAAGAAAAAAATATTTGCATTTGCATTAATTGCCCTTATTGCCACCACCATATTTTTTACAGCCTTCCTGCTTTATCAGGTCTCCCAGAAAAAGAAGGCATACGCTATTGAGCGAGAGGCTTATAAATATTATTATGCGCTGGATATTAAAACTCCCCTGTCTCAGGAAGAGCGTTTGAAAAAGGCCACGGAACTTTATACGCAGGCAATAAAGATAAAATCAACACCGGCTGCGCAGTTTTATCTTGGAAACTGTTATTATCAGCTCGGTGATTATGCCAGTGCAATCAAAGCTTACACCGCTTTTCTGGATAAGTACCCAAGGGAAAAAAGCCTTGTCCCACTTGTATACCAGAAGCTTGCTGCCTCTTATTTAAAAGAGGGTAAATACGATGCGGCATTGAAGAGCCTCGAAAAGTTAGGACAGTTCAATAAAGGGATTTTTAAAGACACCGCCCTCATTGAGGAGGCCAGGCTCTACGAGGCCACGGGCAAACCTGATGAGGCAAAGAAAAAATACAACGAGCTCATTACTAATTTCCCTGAATCTACATGGGCCTCTGAGGCCAGGGCAAAGGCAGGGGTTAAGGCAAATGGCAGATGACGTTGTGGGCTTGCGAAACAAAAACGCCCCCTTTTACTTTCCAAAGTTAAGACCTGTCCTCCAATTTGTGCATTCGGCTGAGCGGTAATTTCACCCCCCGCATCACATCCTCGACACGAATCGCATCGAGTGTTTTTTTGCAAATCGCAACATGGTTGTCTACTAAAGGGCCCCATATCTCAGGCTGTGATAAAGAAGAGTTGAAGATACTGACTATAGGAGTGCCGACTGCAGCAGCAAGATGCATTACGCCGGAATCATTCGTAATCAACAACTTGCACTGTTCTAATAGGGCAGCAATTAGACGCAACGGTTCCTGGACAACGACAGGCTGATTTACTATACTTTCAGCAATTTTTTCGCTTATCTCCTGCTCAGATGGGCCTGAAAGGAGCAATATTTTGGCGCCATAGTTTCTTATTAAAAGATTGCAAACATTGCGAAATCGTTTCCAGTCCCAGACCTTGCCGGGATTGCTGCTTCCGGCATGAATAGCGATTATAAGATCCATTTCGGGATTCAATCTTTTGCCGATCAGATACTTTCTTGCGGCCCGGCGTTCCTCGCCAGTAACATAAACAATCGGTTTATAAAATGAAGCCGTAATTCCCTTGATAAGTTCTAAATGGTATTTGCTGGCATGCAACGGACATTTTTTATCAAATAGCTGGTCCTTGATAATAAGGTGTTTTACATTCGCAGCCCTCAGGATTCTATTGATTTCATCCTTATGTCCGCTTAGATTTATTATTAAGTCAAACTTTCGAAAAAAGTCGCTTTGATGTATTGCGTCTAATGAGAATGTGCTTTTAACGCACGGATGATTATTCAGCAGTTGGTTCGCAGGCGGTGATGTCATGACTGAGATGCGACTTTTACAGAAGAAACTGCTTAACGCTTCTAATGCCGGTATGAAAACGACCATATCACCGATTCCGCAAAAGAAAATTACCAAAATCTCTTTGATTGTGCCTATGTCCGTCCGGTTGGCTGTAGGGCGATTTTCTTCCAGCTTATGGGATATTCCGCTCGTCCATTTCCACCCGCATTCTAAAAATAAATTTTCCATTGCTCGTTTCCCCTCTTGTCTGCCTACAGCGCTATTTCATTTCCACAAGCAAATATCAAGGATGTTTTGACCTTTTGAAACGAAGAAACCACACGGGAAGGCGCCGAAAACGCAGAGAGCATTCTTCCTCTGCGCCTTCCTACGCCCTATCCCCTCTCCCCAACGGAGAGAGAGAAGAGGTGTGAGGGAATTACGGCATTTAATGCGACTATTTTGTGCTCTTTGTACAACTAATGCAGCAACCGCTGGTACACCATTTGGTACACCCTCCGGTACAGCCGCCGGTACAGCTATCGGTACACCATTTTGTGCAGCTTGCCGTACAGCCGCTGGTGCAACTAGTACATGAACTGCACGGGTCTGGATATACCGTAGTGCTGCTGGTACAGCTTTGCACACATGCAGTGGTGCAGCCGGCATCACACATGCCGGCGCTTACATCTAATTTGTCAGTGAAAACCGAGATAACCATATAGGATGTCGTTAAAAGTAAAGCCCTTCCGGATTGGTGCAAAAATGTTCGCCGAGATATATTCTCCTGCGAATTATTCTCATACTTCTTGCTCTTTTTCTCCTTCTTTTTCATTTTCCCCTCTCTCTACCTAACAATTTATTGTGTTATCTATTGCTCCAGTTGCCTTATTAGGAACGCCTTTTTTAACGGATGCTGCGGCTTCCTTTGCCAGATCCCAAAGGAGCAACTCTATAACCTTCTTTGTATAATCACAGCGGAGACTGTTACAGTACTTAACCGTTTTTCGGCTTGCCATGGAATTTTCAAGGACGGTTAACTTCCCCACAGGACAGCCTCCGCCGCAGATGTAACGCCATGCACATCCCCTGCACTCTGCCATATTATCCACATGCAGAAAATCCATCATCCAATCAAGGATGTTGTTGTCAGGGTAACTTCCATTCATGATGTTCCCCATGTAGAACCTCTTTATTCCAACCAGATAAATACACGGGTATACATCCCCGTTAACATCGACAACCGGCGTATTCCCGTAAGGGGCGCCGCATCCCCTCACTGCCCTGCCTCCGGCATGCACATGTGATGCATAAACATTGAATGGGAATAAATCCTTTGTATCCCATACCCTGCTCTTATAAACCTTAGACAACCCTTTGATTAATTTATCGGTTGAGGGGATAACGGTTTCCGGCAGGATATCTTCATCGGAATTAACCGGGTTTACCGGAACAAAGGCGCTTCCTATACCCCCTATTGATTTGTGATGTTTTGCTATCTCTAACATACAGTCCTGATTTTTTGCAGTAATAGTTGAACGCAAAGCAACCCTTAATCCCGACTTGGTAAGGCGTTTGATATTTTTTACGATGAGCGCGTGCGATGCCCTTCCGTTTTTATACGGCCTGCACTCATTGTGGATATCTTCCGGGCCGTCAATATCGCAAAGAAAGGTTATTTTATATCTCTTTGCCCATTCTATCAGGTCAGGCGGTAAGATTGTAAGATTGCTCGTTAAATGATACAGGATCTCCTTGTCTTTATATCTCTCTTTTAGATTTTTTTCGCAGTGTGTAATTACCTTTTTTGCCAACGGCCAGTTCAAAAGCGGTTCCCCTCCAAAAAATACTATTTCGAGCTTCCCGCCGGGGTTTATGCTGTCCAGGCACCTCTCTATGCTTCTATACGCTACCTCCTCTTTCATCATTAAGTTTTTATCTTTTTTGTAGGTCTTTATCCCGTTCAGGCAATAGATGCATCCAAGGTTACATGACTGCGAAAGGAGCAGATAGAGAGACATCCCATTCTTATCATCTCTTGCTTTCCTATCACGGGCCGTATCGGTCTTATCAAGACCTTTCCTCTGATCGTCCGAAGTAATAATAATCCGGTGACTTATCAGCATGTTGAGCAGTTCTGTGTCTTGAGGGTATGCCTTTTTTATCTTTTCCGCAGCGCCAAGCTCTTTGACGGATTCGAGAAACCTCTTTATATAATCTCTGCCTCTCTTGATATATAACGGTCTGGGGTCAATGGAGTTTACGAGCAGCAATTCATTCTTGCCTTTTTCCAGAACTATGAGGTTCTTAGTTAGTGTCAGGCTCGTACCTTTTAAAGGGGGCTGTTCAATTTTCATCGCTCTACCCTCCTTTTCATGCCCGAAATTTCATTTAACAGATGACAAATAACCCAGGGGCATCTGAAGAGGTCTATGCAGGTGTTACGAGCTAAGGTTTCTATTGAGCTTGCCATTCTTTGTAGAGGTTTTCACAACACCCCCCGTTTTTGACCTGCTCTTTAAAGCCTTTCTGCTTTTTTTCGAACCCATCTCATCTTTTGCAAGATGTACAACTTCTTTGGGAGGAATAAGGAGTGTATCCCCTGTTTTGAGCTTGGGGTTTTTTCCATTTAAAGAATTCATTTCAAGGACAGCCGTAGTTGATATGCCAAAGCGTCCTGCTATTTGTTTGACTGTATCTCCATTTTTGATCTTATACTCACGCCTTGCCAATAATTCGTCCGCTGCTATCGCAGCTAATTTTTCAAAAAATATCTCTTTTTTCCCTGGAGGAATTTTCACAGTGTAGCTTGAGACATTCAGGGGAGTGCACCAGCGCCTGAGCTCCGGGTTTAATGCCTTAATCTCCTCAACAGTAGTCTCAGCACATTCTGCAATTACAGAAATGTCTATCGGCGAGTCAATTACAACCTCATCGTATAACAGGGGTTCGTGATAGTCAATATCCTGAAAGCCGAAACTCTCAGGGTCTTTCGCTATGGCAGTTGCAGCAATGTAGTAGGGGATATAATTTTTTGTCTCCCTTTTTATGTGTTTCGTCTTTCTCAATGCCCAGAAGTCATCGGTTTTACTTTTACTAAGGGCCCTCATTATTTTCCCCTCTCCTGCATTGTATGCTGCGAGGGCGAGGTTCCATGAGCCAAATATGTCATAAAGGTCTTTCAGATACTCGGCAGCGGCGACAGTTGACTTTATCGGGTCCCGCCTTTCGTCCACCCACCAGTCTATCTTCAGGCCATATCTCTTTGCAGTTCCTGCTATGAATTGCCAGTAACCCACCGCCTTTGCCCTGGAATATGCGCGAGGGTTAAAGCCGCTTTCAATCAATGGAAGAAAGGCGAGGTCCTCTGGAAGGCCTTTTTCTGCAAATATCTCCATCATTACAGGCAGGTATCTCTCAGAGCGGGCAAGCCACAAGCTGAATTTCTCTCTTATCCTCTCTGAAAAATAAAGCAGGCTGTTTTCCACTGCCTTATCATAACCATGAACCTCATAAAGTGCCTTTATTGCATCTCGGGGAGTCGAGTCTCCGACTTTCTGTGAATCCTCGGCCTTTGCCCCTACTTCCGCAGGGGCTGTTGATGTTAAACCAGACGGGGATCCTCCTTCAATTGCTAAGCTTATGTCCCTCTCCGGGGTATTATAACTCAGCTTTACTCCTTCATGCGCGGTTGGGGGCGGTAATGTGGCGGTCTCTTCAGCCGTGCTTATCTGCACCGTATCAGCATATGAGCTCGCATTAAATATAAATAATACTATAAAAAAGGCATAAAAAAGCCTTCCCATAGCCCATAATTTAGCCTCCGAACAGGCTTTTGTCAAGAAGAAATTGATTATGATTAAAGTACGCATCTCTTACCCACTTCTTTATCGCCCCTTTGGAATCTCTTGAGCGATTAGTTTAGCAAGAGGTATACCGAAAAATAAAACCTTATAAAATAAGTGGTTAGACAATACCAATACCCAAAGTGTAAAGATTTACGACAGCAATAAGCCTGATAGACGCTGCATTTGAACTGTTTTTTATCATACCAGCCTGCCTTTCTCTATTAATTTTTCCGATACCCCATCTTTATGTGTAAGGGTAAGTGTTGGTTTAAAAAAGACAAAATCCTGATGAAAGGGTGTCCTGACCATACCGCCAAAGGAGCTATTGTCTCCAAGGGCTATATGGACTGTCCCCCGTATTTTTTCTGATTCCAGTATGTTATTAGGCCTTGTGGCCTTCTCATTGGTCCCTATGCCGAGTTCTGCTATACTTGCATTTTCTGGCCTTTCAGAAAGTTTGGCCCGAAGAAAATCCGCATACTCTTCTTCTCCATCAATTTCAACTACCATCCCGTCTTTAACCTTGAGCGTAATCGGGGTTTCAAGTGGCCTTGTTGGTGCCCACTCAAGCACAAGAGTGCCATTGGCTGTGCCTTCGAGTGGCGCAAGAAATACCTCTCCTGCTGGTAAATTTCCAAAGGAGCCTGGTTTTGTAAGAATCCCTGTATCGCTGAAGGCTTTCCTCCCTTTTTTAGAAAGTATAAGATGTGTGCCGTTTGGAGTCCGAATTTTTATCAAAACCCCCTTGTTTACTTTTGCCGCTATTTTCTTTGTCCTCTGCGATAGGGCCTTCCAGTCAACCCTCATAGAGCCTTCAAACATCGTTGCATCGAAAAGGGGCATGCTTGCATAACGGGTACCGCAGAGACGGGTAATAAAGTCCCTGAATTTTGTATGGCTTGTCGAGTAATGGGAAAGGGCTATTATTACATCCACTGCCTCTTTTTTATACCGCTTAATAATCCGCTCTGCCTCTTTTAGCTGCCCATCGTCAGCTTTTTTACTGAGAATGGGTTTTAATAACTGCCTTTGTTTGAGGGCCGTTATGGTTTTTCCTCCAAATGCCTTAGCCCAGAGGGTCTCCGGGGGTTCCACACCATGGCTGCCTGTGGATTTAAGTTCTACATACGATATTTTTGATGTAAAGGGTCTTCCGAGTTCTGCGGTAAGCCTTGCGATGTCTTTAAGCCTTGAACTGAAGTCATCAGTGAAAACCAGGACACGCTCTCCCTTTTTTACACCGAGGTTAACCCTGTAGATATTTACAACTGCCTCATTCAGCATTTAAATATCTCTTTTGATTTTAGGTGTCACAAATATCAAGAGCTCTCTTACGGCTTCTGTTTCTGTCTTGCTTTTAAACAGCCACCCCAGAATTGGTATTTTTGAAATCCATGGGATTGCCCTCTCTGTTGAAACATCACTCTTTGTAAATATTCCTCCTATAACGATTGTCTCTCCATCTTTTATCATAAGGTCTGTTTTTGCCTCTCTGGTAATGATAGCTGGAAAGCCCTGGATAGTCCTTGTAAAGTCAAACTCGTCTTTCTTGGTAACTATGTTGAGCATTATATAGCCGTCTTGAGTTATCTGGGGTGTTACCTCCAGCTTCAGTGTGGCTTCTATTTCTTCTGTTGTAGTGGTTGTTGTGCCGCCTGTTACTATTATTGTATCGGCTGCTGCTGTTACTATCCTGATTTTTGTGCCTGTAGAGATTGTTGCCTTTTTGTTGTTGGCAGTTAATATCCTTGGATTTGAAAGGATTTTCCCTTCACCGCTCTGCTCAATTGCTGATATCTTGAGGGCGAGGGTCAGGCTGCTGGCGACATTGCCAAACCTGATCGCCCCAAATGGCGATGCAGTAACTTCTGGCAGCGCGGCCGGTAAATTTATTGCAAAGGAATCAGTCCCGGTATCACCTTTTATGGTTACGCCGCTTTTGCTGTAACTGCCTCCCCATTGGATTCCAAGGCTCTGCCCGAAGTCTTTGTTTGCCTCCACAATTTTTGCATCTATCATTACCTGGGGAGGTTGCGTGTCCAGGGTCTTTATAAGGGCTTCAACCCTGGGCATATTCGCTGGAATATCTTTAACTACAAGGGTGTTGGTCCTCGGGTCAGAGATGAGGTCTCCTTTTTTACTCAGGACCTTTTTTATAACTCCCTCTAACTCTTTTGGGTTGGCAAAACTTACAACAAATGTCCTTGTAATAAGGCCTTCCTCTTCCCTGCCAACCTCAGTAAAAGTCACAACCCTGATTATATTATCCTCTTTAATATAGGTCAGGCCTTTGCTTCTCAAGATTGAATCAATTGCATCCCAGAGCGGTACCTTCTGGAGGCTTACTGTTACCTTTCCTGTGACCTTGTCATCGACAATTATGTTTAAATTGTGTTCCTGCCCCAGTGCCCTCATGACATCCCTTATCTCTACATCCCTGAGCTCCATTGAAACTACAGGGCCCCTGTCAGCAGCATTGGCTAAGGAGAAATTCAAAATAAAAAATGCAAGAGGCAAAATTAATTTTAAATTTTTAATTCTCATCAGGTTTCTCCTCTTTTTTCTCCTCCTTTTTAGGGCTACCTTCATAAACAAACTTCTCGATTGTCAGCTCTGTCTTCGCCCCCTTACGGTCAAAAATAACCCTGTCCCGCATGATATCAGTAAGTAAAAGCCCGTCTATCATATCCCCTTTTCTCAAAAAATTTCCATTGATTATTGCCACGGATTTCTGACCGTTGGAGATAATCCCATTAAGCCGGACCCTTGCAGGAAGGGCTATCCCCTCCCTTTCTGGCCCTTTTCCGTCGATCTCCCGGACAAAGGGGTCTCTTCCCCAGTGGAGAGTTTTCTTCTCATTAAGGGCCTGGATATTTATATCGGAGAGGCCCTCAGCCCAGCACATATTAAAACTCAAAATTAAAAATGCAAAATGCAAAATTAAGGGAAAAGTCCACACCCTTAATTTTTTCATTGCTTCCTCACATAGGTTGCTGCGCTGAGCACTGCAACCCCAAAGGGATACAGGGCATCGGTTGTCTCATACCTTAGCTCCTGCACCCTGACAGCCTGCTGTGTTGCCTCCAGTCTATCAAGAAACTCGTATAGCTCCCTGTACCTTACTTTTAATTCCATTTTTATTGTCAGCTCTAAAAAATCCCCTTTGTCCACAATTGCTTCAGGCTGAAGGGAGACAAAGTCCACCCTCGCTACCCGCGCCTCTTTACCTATTTCTTGCAGAAGCAGCGAAAGTTTTTCGCTCCGGGGCACAGATAAATCACGCACTGGCTTTATCTTTCTTGTCTCCACCGCTGACCGCAACGCAGCTACCTGCGCATTAATAGCTGCTATTTCAGCCCTCGTCGTGTCTGCCTCCTGTTTGATTTTTCCCAGTTTTTTAGCCGGCATAGCATAGAAAAACTGATACGGTAAGATTATCACAAGGAAGGCAGTAACAACTAATAATATTTTCCTTTCACTACTTGAAAGCCTGCTGTATACAGATTTCAGCTCCATCTCATCCTTGCCTTTACGCCAAAACTAACGCCTCTGTCGCCCTTCTGTGAATAAAGTATCTCGAGTCCATAAAAAAATTTTGATGATTCAAGGGCAGAGATAAAATCTGCAACCCCTGCATGGTTTGTTGTAACCCCTTTAAAAGTCATTGCCTTCATCCCGGTTGCTTTTTCTTCTGTGGACTCTATTGATGAAAGCCACACGTCTTTCGGTACAATCAGGCTCAATTCTCTGAGAAACTCGGCCCAGGGGAGTTTTGCCTTTGCTATAAAAATCTCTCCGGGCACGGCCTCTCCGGGGAACTGAGCTTGCAGGCTGTTTAATTCCATGCCCAGCATCTGTTTCTGGTTTCTGAGTGCCTCTAAGTTTTTTTCTATTTTTCTTGTCTGAATCTGGTTATAGACTCCGAAGCCTGCCATGAATACGATATAAAGCGCCACGGCAGCTCCTGCATAAACAGCCCTTGCCGGTAGTCTTCGTTTCTCTGCTTCTGCTGGCAGAAGGTTGAGATATTCTTTCATCTTTTCCTCATTGCCAGACCGAGGGCGACTGAAAATCTCGGGCCAAGCGCTCTTATTTCTTCATTTTTAAGTTTTATGCCGTTAAAAGGATTCCGCACCAGAACAGGAAAATCAAAAAGGCCAGCTAAGTAATCCTTCAGCCCAGGCACCAGGGCTATCCCGCCTGAGAGAATGAGGGTTGTAAATGTGCTTTCTTTAAAGTTTGCCTTGTAATAGTCCATTGACCGGTATATCTCTGTTGCTAACCTGTCAACAGGGCCTTTCAATTCTTTTTCCATTCCCTGCAGTAGCCTTTCTTCTGCATTCGTGACACCAGCCTTTTCCATGGATGAGATTAAAAAGTTTCCTCCAAGTTCAATTGTCCGCGTCATTCTCAAAATGCCGTCTTTTAGTATATCTATCTCTGTTTTTAAGGCGCCAATGTCGGCTATTACTACGTTCCCCTCCTGTGCATCCTTTATCAAGGCCCTTCCCAATGCAAGAGGAGTTACATCCACTGTGGTTATTTTCACTCCTGCTTCCTGTAACGGTCTTATCCAGTTCATAACTGTAGTTTTTTCTGTCGAGGCAAATGTTACTGTTATGCCTTCTGTTGTTTTTTTTGCAATAAAATCAAATATGATATCCTCAGAAGGCCCTCTGCCCTGTGCCTCTGCGGGAGATGGTAGATATTTTTTTGATTCCCACCGCACTGCTTCTTTTAATTCATTCATCGGCATTACAGGAAGAGTGATAGTCTTTATATAAGCTTTATCTCCTGGAAGACAGGTCTTAATATCCGCGCCATATATTTTTATTTTCATAAAAAAGTCTTTTAGCGATTTTATGAGTGCCCCTGTATCCTGGCGGTCTTCTTTTGTCAGGTTTTTAAAGGCAGCGAGTGTAATTGTTTTTCCATTAACTCTAACGGCTTTTACAGCGCTGCTACCGAGGTCGACACCTATGGAGGTTTTTTGAATGAGGATCATTTAAGCCTTTTCTGAAAATAATAAGCCATAAAAAACATAAAAATGGCGATTATAATCAGAGATACACCGAAGCCGATCCTGTAAGTGAATGCATGCTCATCTATCTTTGAAATTACCTTAATCGATAACTCATTTAATCTTTTAAGAAAATTGGGTGTAGTTAATAATAGAACTCCAACAGTTAAGGCTATTACACCAATAATTATTGAAATATTTGCAAGGGCCATATCTATGCCTCCTTATATATAAAGTCCTACTTTAAAATATAGAGCTAACTATATGCTTTGTCAATTAAAAAAATGTATAATAAGTGACGTTTATTATAATTATAAGATTTTTAATTGAACTCCATTATTCTTTAAATCTATTTATTATAAGTTTTAGATCTTTTAAAGATTAAGATTATGAGTTGTGAAACTGTTAATATTTTGATAAAAGCTAACTAAAAACTTAATTCAGGCGCGTGAGTGATGTTTGTAAGTCAGGTATGTTCTCTTGACAAACAACAGGTGCTATGATAAGTTTTTGAGTTCTCAAAAACCACGGAGGTTGTAGAAATGCTTAAACGTTATTTGTTAGCGCCTGGTCCTACGCCAATTCCACCAGAAGTATTAATGGAAATGTCTATGCCTATAATTCACCATCGATCCACAGATTTTATACCTGTCCTCGATGCAGCAAAGAGAGGACTTCAATGGCTATATCAGACAAGGAATGAGGTTTTAATCCTCTGTTCTACAGGCACGGGGGGGATGGTTGGTTCTGTGAATAACTTTTTCAGCCCTGGAGACAAGGCCATTGTAATAAATGGCGGGAAATTTGGTGAACGCTGGACAAAAATCTGTCAGGCCTATGGACTGCAGGTGCAGGAGATAGAAGTAGAATGGGGGTATGCAGTAAAACCATCACTGGTCAAAGAGGCACTGGAAAAAGACCCGACCATAAAAGGTGTGTTTGTCCAGGCATCAGAGACATCCACCGGGGTTTACCATGACATTGAGGCATTAGGCGATATAGTAAAGAAATACGGAAACACCTTATTTATAGTGGATGCGATATCAGCATTAGTGGCCCATGACCTCAGAACTGATGAATGGGCAGTAGATGTAATGGTTGGCGGTTCTCAGAAAGGTGTAATGCTTCCACCAGGACTTGCCTTTGTGAGTATAAGTGAAAAGGCATGGAAGATGGCTGACAGGGCAAAGGCGCCAAAATTTTATTTTAATTTTAAAAAGGAGAGAGAGGCCCTTGCCAAAAACCAGACTAACTTTACCTCGGCAGTGACCCTTATAATAGGGCTGAACAGAAGCCTGGAAATGCTTCAGAAAGAGGGCATTATAAATGTCTTTCAAAGGCATGCAAAGCTTGCCCATGCAACAAGGGAGGCAATGAAGGCAATAGGCCTTAACCTTTTTGCAAAGGAATCCCCGTCAAATTCGGTAACAGCAGTGCTTGCTCCGGAAGGCTTCGATGGCCAGGAGATATATAAAAACCTGAGAGACAAATACGGCATAACTGCAGCCGGTGGCCAGGGGCAGGCAAAAGGGAAAATATTTAGAATAGCCCACCTGGGTTATGCTGACACCTTTGATGTTATAACTGCGGTGGCAGGGGTGGAGATGGTGCTCAAAGGCATGGGATATCCCGTAAAACTCGGCTCTGGCGTTGCAGTGGCAGAAGAGCTGCTACTGCAAAAGTAATAATCTCAAAAAATGTTTTAACCACAGAGACACGGAGAAAACCATTGTAAAATTATCATTGCAAATTTGATATTTGAAATGCTAACAGCCTGTTGATAAAGTATTTTATACATGCTATAACTTGTCATTCCTGCGAAAGCAGGAATCCAGAAGTTATTGATTTTATAAAGACTGGATTCCCGCTAAAAACATGCGGGAATGACACTTATCGGTATTTTTGAGTTTTTCAACAGGCTGCTAAATGTTAATTTTGCAATTTTCTGTGCCTCGGTGGTTTTCGAAATGCATTATTTGGGATAATATAGATACATATCTGGAGGATAAATGAAGGTTCTTGTCAGCGACAGCATATCCCCCAAGGGGGTTGAGATATTAAAAAAGGCTGGCCTTGAAGTTGATGTTAAAACAGGGCTCAGCCCGGAAAAGCTAAAGGCAGAAATTGGTAAATACGATGCCCTGATTATAAGGAGCGCCACAAGGGTTACTGCTGATATCCTCGATTCTGCAGAAAAACTGAGAGTCATTGGTAGGGCTGGCTCCGGCCTTGATAATGTAGATAAAGTTGCTGCCACAAAAAAAGGCATCGTTGTTATGAATACTCCTGGTGGAAATACAATTACAACTGCGGAGCACACAATAGCCCTCATGCTCTCCATGGCAAGGCAGATTCCGCAGGCAACGAGTTCGATGAAGGCTGGGAGATGGGAAAAGAAAAAATTTATAGGCGTTGAACTCTTTAACAAAAACCTCGGTATTATAGGGCTTGGCAATATTGGCACGCACGTAGCCAAAAGGGCACAGGCGATGGAGATGAACGTCCTTGCCTATGACCCGTTCCTGAGCGAGGAGAAGGCGCGAACTCTGGGGGTCAAGCTTGTTGAGCTTGAAGAATTAATAAAGGAATCGGACTTTATTACAATTCATACGCCTTTGACAGAGGAGACAAGAGGGCTTATAAATGCAGAGAGGATAAGCAGGATGAAGGATGGTGTTATGCTGATAAACTGTGCAAGGGGCGGAATTGTAGACGAGAAAGCCCTCTGCGATGCCCTTAAATCAGGCAGGGTTGCTGCGGCTGCTCTGGATGTTTTTGAAAAGGAGCCACCCGGGGACAGCTCCCTTCTCG is a window encoding:
- the pilQ gene encoding type IV pilus secretin PilQ, yielding MRIKNLKLILPLAFFILNFSLANAADRGPVVSMELRDVEIRDVMRALGQEHNLNIIVDDKVTGKVTVSLQKVPLWDAIDSILRSKGLTYIKEDNIIRVVTFTEVGREEEGLITRTFVVSFANPKELEGVIKKVLSKKGDLISDPRTNTLVVKDIPANMPRVEALIKTLDTQPPQVMIDAKIVEANKDFGQSLGIQWGGSYSKSGVTIKGDTGTDSFAINLPAALPEVTASPFGAIRFGNVASSLTLALKISAIEQSGEGKILSNPRILTANNKKATISTGTKIRIVTAAADTIIVTGGTTTTTTEEIEATLKLEVTPQITQDGYIMLNIVTKKDEFDFTRTIQGFPAIITREAKTDLMIKDGETIVIGGIFTKSDVSTERAIPWISKIPILGWLFKSKTETEAVRELLIFVTPKIKRDI
- a CDS encoding PilN domain-containing protein, giving the protein MKEYLNLLPAEAEKRRLPARAVYAGAAVALYIVFMAGFGVYNQIQTRKIEKNLEALRNQKQMLGMELNSLQAQFPGEAVPGEIFIAKAKLPWAEFLRELSLIVPKDVWLSSIESTEEKATGMKAMTFKGVTTNHAGVADFISALESSKFFYGLEILYSQKGDRGVSFGVKARMRWS
- a CDS encoding alanine--glyoxylate aminotransferase family protein; protein product: MLKRYLLAPGPTPIPPEVLMEMSMPIIHHRSTDFIPVLDAAKRGLQWLYQTRNEVLILCSTGTGGMVGSVNNFFSPGDKAIVINGGKFGERWTKICQAYGLQVQEIEVEWGYAVKPSLVKEALEKDPTIKGVFVQASETSTGVYHDIEALGDIVKKYGNTLFIVDAISALVAHDLRTDEWAVDVMVGGSQKGVMLPPGLAFVSISEKAWKMADRAKAPKFYFNFKKEREALAKNQTNFTSAVTLIIGLNRSLEMLQKEGIINVFQRHAKLAHATREAMKAIGLNLFAKESPSNSVTAVLAPEGFDGQEIYKNLRDKYGITAAGGQGQAKGKIFRIAHLGYADTFDVITAVAGVEMVLKGMGYPVKLGSGVAVAEELLLQK
- a CDS encoding aminopeptidase, whose product is MLNEAVVNIYRVNLGVKKGERVLVFTDDFSSRLKDIARLTAELGRPFTSKISYVELKSTGSHGVEPPETLWAKAFGGKTITALKQRQLLKPILSKKADDGQLKEAERIIKRYKKEAVDVIIALSHYSTSHTKFRDFITRLCGTRYASMPLFDATMFEGSMRVDWKALSQRTKKIAAKVNKGVLIKIRTPNGTHLILSKKGRKAFSDTGILTKPGSFGNLPAGEVFLAPLEGTANGTLVLEWAPTRPLETPITLKVKDGMVVEIDGEEEYADFLRAKLSERPENASIAELGIGTNEKATRPNNILESEKIRGTVHIALGDNSSFGGMVRTPFHQDFVFFKPTLTLTHKDGVSEKLIEKGRLV
- the pilM gene encoding pilus assembly protein PilM gives rise to the protein MILIQKTSIGVDLGSSAVKAVRVNGKTITLAAFKNLTKEDRQDTGALIKSLKDFFMKIKIYGADIKTCLPGDKAYIKTITLPVMPMNELKEAVRWESKKYLPSPAEAQGRGPSEDIIFDFIAKKTTEGITVTFASTEKTTVMNWIRPLQEAGVKITTVDVTPLALGRALIKDAQEGNVVIADIGALKTEIDILKDGILRMTRTIELGGNFLISSMEKAGVTNAEERLLQGMEKELKGPVDRLATEIYRSMDYYKANFKESTFTTLILSGGIALVPGLKDYLAGLFDFPVLVRNPFNGIKLKNEEIRALGPRFSVALGLAMRKR
- the pilO gene encoding type 4a pilus biogenesis protein PilO, with translation MELKSVYSRLSSSERKILLVVTAFLVIILPYQFFYAMPAKKLGKIKQEADTTRAEIAAINAQVAALRSAVETRKIKPVRDLSVPRSEKLSLLLQEIGKEARVARVDFVSLQPEAIVDKGDFLELTIKMELKVRYRELYEFLDRLEATQQAVRVQELRYETTDALYPFGVAVLSAATYVRKQ